A genome region from Flavobacterium sp. includes the following:
- the infB gene encoding translation initiation factor IF-2, producing the protein MSEERVIRINKVLRELNISLERAVDYLKDKGIAIDANPNAKISDSEFNILQSQFAGDKGNKEASKEVGEEKRKEKEALRVEREKEIEDKRRQEEERQKQQEIIKARAVVTGPVQVGKIDLNPKKPAAAEEPVKTEEPKSVTPSQTEKPVQKETVQSEQSAPVVSDEKKIEKPIITERKEVKAENSKTAQEPIISTDPTTAEETITTQYQKLSGTTLTGQTIDLSQFNKPKKKKEDPKNNQNKPGVPGAGGNNNNANKNKRKRIAPKPGTPGAVKPATGNNPQGGGNQNPNKPGQNNQGGGFNANRSARPGFVKGNRPAIVAKVEPTEEEVKNQIRETLEKLQGKGGKSKAAKYRRDKRETHRQKSDDEQRALDEGSKTIKVTEFVTVGEIAIMMDVPITKVIGTCMSLGIMVTMNQRLDAETLTIVADEFGYDVEFITVDIEEAIEVVEDREEDLVTRAPIVTVMGHVDHGKTSLLDYIRKENVIAGESGGITQHIGAYGVTLDNGQKIAFLDTPGHEAFTAMRARGAQVTDIAIIVVAADDDIMPQTKEAISHAQAAGVPIIFAINKIDKPNANVDKIKERLAGMNLLVEDWGGKIQSHDISAKVGTGVKELLEKVLLEAEILDLKSNPNKAAQGTVVEAYLDKGKGYVSTILVQQGTLKIGDYMLAGKHHGKVKAMHDERGHTVLTAGPSTPVSVLGLDGAPTAGDKFNVFEDEKEAKQIASKRSQLMREQSVRTQRHITLDEIGRRIALGQFKELNVILKGDVDGSVEALSDSFSKLSTEEVQINIIHKGVGAITETDVNLASASDAIIIGFNVRPAGNARQLAEKEEIDIRYYSIIYAAIDDLKDAMEGMLAPEMKEEVLGTAEIREIFKISKVGSIAGCMVTDGKILRTSKIRVIRDGVVVHTGELVALKRFKDDVKEVTKGYDCGIQIKGFNDIEINDVIEAYHEVAIKKKLK; encoded by the coding sequence ATGTCTGAAGAGAGAGTAATAAGAATAAACAAGGTTTTAAGGGAATTAAATATCTCGTTAGAAAGAGCTGTTGATTATCTAAAAGATAAGGGAATTGCTATTGATGCAAATCCAAATGCTAAAATTTCTGACAGTGAATTTAATATCCTGCAAAGCCAATTTGCGGGCGATAAGGGGAATAAGGAAGCTTCTAAAGAAGTAGGAGAAGAAAAAAGAAAAGAAAAAGAAGCATTGCGTGTTGAACGCGAGAAAGAAATTGAGGACAAACGCAGACAAGAAGAAGAGCGTCAGAAACAACAAGAAATCATCAAAGCGAGAGCTGTTGTAACTGGACCTGTTCAAGTTGGTAAAATTGATTTGAATCCGAAAAAGCCAGCTGCTGCAGAGGAGCCGGTTAAAACGGAAGAACCTAAATCTGTTACTCCGTCTCAAACAGAAAAACCTGTACAAAAAGAAACGGTACAGTCTGAGCAGTCTGCTCCTGTTGTTTCTGATGAGAAAAAGATAGAAAAACCTATTATTACAGAGAGAAAAGAAGTAAAAGCAGAGAATTCTAAAACAGCACAGGAACCTATTATTTCAACAGATCCTACAACTGCAGAAGAAACTATTACTACTCAATATCAAAAATTATCTGGAACTACTCTTACAGGACAAACAATTGACTTGTCTCAATTTAACAAGCCTAAGAAAAAGAAGGAAGATCCTAAAAATAATCAAAACAAACCAGGAGTTCCGGGAGCAGGAGGAAATAATAATAACGCTAATAAAAATAAGCGTAAAAGAATTGCTCCTAAGCCAGGTACACCAGGTGCAGTAAAACCAGCAACAGGAAATAATCCTCAAGGAGGAGGTAATCAAAATCCTAATAAGCCTGGGCAAAATAATCAAGGTGGAGGATTTAATGCTAACAGAAGCGCAAGACCAGGTTTTGTAAAAGGAAACCGTCCGGCGATTGTAGCAAAAGTTGAGCCTACCGAAGAAGAAGTAAAAAACCAAATTAGAGAAACTCTTGAAAAACTTCAAGGTAAAGGAGGAAAATCTAAAGCGGCTAAATATAGAAGAGATAAAAGAGAAACACACCGTCAGAAATCTGATGATGAACAAAGAGCTCTTGATGAAGGAAGTAAAACTATTAAAGTTACAGAATTCGTTACTGTAGGCGAAATCGCCATCATGATGGATGTGCCGATTACAAAAGTAATTGGAACTTGTATGTCACTTGGTATCATGGTAACAATGAACCAGCGTTTAGATGCTGAGACATTAACAATTGTTGCTGATGAGTTTGGTTATGATGTAGAATTTATCACTGTTGATATCGAAGAAGCAATTGAGGTTGTTGAAGATAGAGAAGAAGATTTAGTAACAAGAGCGCCAATTGTAACAGTAATGGGTCACGTTGACCACGGTAAAACATCTTTACTGGATTATATTCGTAAAGAAAATGTTATCGCTGGTGAATCTGGAGGTATTACACAGCACATTGGAGCATATGGAGTTACTTTAGATAACGGACAAAAAATTGCATTTTTAGATACTCCGGGTCACGAGGCATTTACAGCTATGCGTGCACGTGGAGCTCAGGTTACCGATATCGCTATTATTGTGGTAGCGGCGGATGATGACATCATGCCACAAACAAAAGAAGCAATTTCTCACGCACAAGCGGCGGGAGTGCCAATTATATTTGCAATCAATAAAATTGATAAACCAAATGCGAATGTTGATAAAATCAAAGAGCGTTTGGCTGGTATGAATTTACTTGTTGAAGATTGGGGTGGAAAAATTCAGTCACATGATATTTCTGCAAAAGTTGGAACAGGAGTTAAAGAATTATTAGAGAAAGTTTTATTAGAAGCTGAGATTTTAGATTTAAAATCAAATCCTAACAAAGCAGCTCAGGGAACTGTTGTTGAGGCTTATCTAGATAAAGGAAAAGGATATGTGTCTACAATTTTAGTACAACAAGGTACTTTGAAAATTGGGGATTATATGCTTGCCGGTAAACATCATGGTAAAGTTAAAGCAATGCACGATGAAAGAGGACATACAGTTTTAACTGCTGGACCTTCAACTCCGGTTTCTGTTCTAGGTTTAGACGGAGCGCCAACTGCAGGAGATAAATTTAACGTATTTGAAGATGAAAAAGAGGCAAAACAAATTGCATCTAAACGTTCTCAATTGATGCGTGAACAGTCAGTTCGTACTCAAAGACATATTACGCTTGATGAGATTGGACGTCGTATTGCTCTTGGACAGTTTAAAGAATTAAACGTTATCCTTAAAGGAGACGTGGATGGTTCTGTTGAAGCATTATCAGATTCGTTCTCTAAACTTTCTACAGAAGAAGTTCAAATCAACATTATACATAAAGGAGTTGGTGCTATTACTGAAACCGATGTTAACTTAGCATCTGCATCTGATGCGATCATTATTGGATTTAATGTTCGTCCGGCAGGAAATGCAAGACAGCTTGCAGAGAAAGAAGAAATCGATATCCGTTACTACTCTATCATTTATGCGGCAATCGATGACTTGAAAGATGCGATGGAAGGAATGCTTGCTCCAGAGATGAAAGAAGAAGTTTTAGGAACTGCTGAGATTCGTGAGATCTTCAAAATTTCTAAAGTTGGTTCAATTGCAGGATGTATGGTAACTGATGGTAAAATCTTGAGAACTTCTAAAATTAGAGTTATTAGAGATGGAGTGGTAGTCCATACAGGAGAACTAGTTGCTTTAAAACGTTTCAAAGATGATGTTAAAGAAGTAACGAAAGGTTATGACTGTGGTATTCAGATTAAAGGTTTTAATGACATTGAAATCAATGATGTGATTGAAGCTTACCACGAAGTAGCAATTAAAAAGAAATTGAAATAA
- a CDS encoding DUF4920 domain-containing protein, with amino-acid sequence MKRIVYSVILLIGVSTFSFSQEAVEKPAPPEGKGLVGDFYGEDVSSASVSKAISVEMLEDKLKDAKKEEGILVKGQVTNVCEKRGCWITLKTENGSSFFVKMKDYAFFVPTALKGKNVVLEGTAEKKITSVDELKHYAKDAKKTKAEIDAINTPKEEIRFLAGGIKVVN; translated from the coding sequence ATGAAACGAATAGTGTACTCGGTTATTTTATTGATAGGTGTTTCTACATTTTCATTCTCTCAGGAGGCAGTAGAAAAACCAGCTCCGCCTGAAGGTAAAGGTTTAGTGGGGGATTTTTATGGTGAAGATGTTTCGTCAGCTTCAGTATCCAAAGCGATTTCTGTAGAAATGCTGGAGGATAAATTAAAAGATGCGAAAAAAGAAGAAGGGATTCTTGTAAAAGGACAGGTGACAAATGTTTGTGAAAAAAGAGGCTGCTGGATAACTCTTAAAACCGAAAATGGTTCTTCTTTCTTTGTAAAAATGAAAGATTATGCATTTTTTGTTCCGACAGCTTTGAAAGGTAAAAATGTGGTTTTAGAAGGCACAGCTGAAAAGAAGATCACCTCTGTTGATGAGCTGAAACATTATGCTAAAGATGCTAAAAAAACAAAAGCAGAAATAGATGCAATCAATACGCCAAAAGAAGAAATACGTTTTTTGGCTGGCGGTATTAAAGTGGTCAATTAG
- a CDS encoding SPOR domain-containing protein, with protein sequence MRILTSSKNVFLTFTMLTLAYNIHAQSQNLTLNQDPKFEQLLNDKRKFNTAISTNDSYRIQIFSGKSEDAKKTLSDFKREYTNIDGTIIFNTPNYKVIVGNFKTRIEAERNLADIRKKYKSVFLLKPGK encoded by the coding sequence ATGAGAATTTTAACCTCTTCAAAAAACGTTTTCTTAACATTCACAATGTTGACATTAGCATACAATATTCATGCTCAAAGCCAAAATTTAACATTAAATCAGGACCCAAAATTTGAGCAGTTATTAAACGACAAACGCAAATTTAACACAGCAATAAGTACAAACGATTCTTATCGAATTCAAATTTTTAGCGGCAAAAGCGAAGATGCAAAAAAGACGTTGTCTGACTTTAAAAGAGAATACACAAACATAGACGGAACCATCATCTTTAATACCCCAAATTATAAAGTCATAGTTGGAAATTTCAAAACAAGAATTGAAGCTGAAAGAAATTTAGCTGACATTAGAAAAAAATACAAAAGTGTGTTTTTATTAAAACCCGGAAAATAA
- a CDS encoding c-type cytochrome: MKKVGNHNSISRKLLLSLSLTLIFSLTSFAQDPAAAPAAPEAAAAPAAASGGGDPVKGKELFNANCAACHKLDAKSTGPALRGVAAKHDMAWIYKWVHNSSEVIKSGDPVAVKLFEENNKSVMTSFPQLSEADIDNIIAYTSEEKKTPTPAVGGAATPPGTQVQDGAISNNVILGALAVVMAILVVMLFMVNKVLTKVAANNGIEVAPKESRTPIWKAFAKNQFLVLVTAIFLLLASGYFVYGYLMQVGVDQNYEPIQPIHYSHKIHAGDNEINCKYCHSAARVSKTAGIPSLNVCMNCHKNISEVAETTATAEYSKAFYDGEIQKLYDAVGWDKAKQAYTGKTKPVKWVRIHNLPDFVYFNHSQHVSVAGVECQTCHGPVQEFEIMKQYSKLTMGWCVDCHRKTDVKMEGNAYYDKIHAELSKKYGVEKLTAAQMGGLECGKCHY; this comes from the coding sequence ATGAAAAAGGTGGGTAACCATAATTCGATCTCAAGAAAATTATTACTTAGTTTATCGCTAACGTTAATTTTCTCCCTAACTTCATTTGCTCAAGATCCTGCTGCAGCTCCTGCGGCACCTGAAGCTGCTGCGGCGCCTGCTGCTGCATCTGGTGGTGGTGATCCGGTAAAAGGGAAAGAACTTTTTAATGCAAATTGTGCTGCATGTCACAAATTAGATGCTAAATCAACAGGTCCGGCTCTTAGAGGAGTTGCTGCAAAACATGACATGGCTTGGATTTACAAGTGGGTTCATAACAGCTCTGAGGTAATTAAATCAGGTGATCCTGTTGCTGTAAAACTTTTTGAAGAGAATAATAAGTCAGTTATGACTTCTTTTCCTCAGTTATCTGAAGCAGATATTGATAATATTATCGCTTACACTTCTGAAGAGAAAAAGACACCAACTCCTGCTGTTGGAGGGGCTGCTACGCCTCCTGGGACTCAGGTTCAAGATGGTGCAATTTCTAATAATGTTATTTTAGGGGCTCTTGCTGTTGTAATGGCTATTTTGGTTGTTATGTTGTTCATGGTGAACAAAGTATTGACTAAAGTTGCTGCTAATAATGGAATAGAGGTTGCTCCGAAAGAAAGCAGAACTCCAATTTGGAAAGCTTTTGCTAAAAACCAGTTTTTGGTTTTAGTTACTGCTATATTTTTACTTTTAGCTAGTGGTTACTTTGTGTATGGATACTTAATGCAGGTTGGTGTAGATCAAAACTATGAGCCAATTCAGCCAATCCATTACTCTCATAAAATTCACGCTGGTGACAACGAAATCAATTGTAAATATTGTCACTCTGCTGCACGTGTAAGTAAAACAGCTGGTATTCCTTCTTTAAATGTTTGTATGAACTGTCATAAAAATATTTCTGAAGTTGCTGAAACTACTGCTACTGCTGAATATAGTAAAGCATTTTACGATGGAGAAATTCAAAAATTATACGATGCTGTTGGATGGGATAAGGCTAAACAGGCTTATACTGGAAAAACAAAACCGGTAAAATGGGTTCGTATTCATAATCTTCCTGATTTTGTTTACTTCAACCACTCTCAACACGTTTCTGTTGCAGGAGTTGAGTGTCAAACATGTCACGGTCCTGTGCAAGAATTTGAAATCATGAAGCAATACTCTAAATTAACAATGGGATGGTGTGTGGACTGCCACAGAAAGACTGATGTTAAGATGGAAGGAAATGCATACTATGATAAAATTCATGCTGAACTTTCTAAAAAATACGGTGTAGAGAAATTAACTGCAGCGCAAATGGGAGGTTTAGAATGCGGTAAATGCCACTATTAA